One Streptomyces hundungensis DNA segment encodes these proteins:
- a CDS encoding MFS transporter: MPPASTGASTTVGASTSSSPLQLTPGAAGYRRMSFALFAAGVATFALLYSTQALLPLISADLGATASAASWTVSAATGALALCVLPLSALSERFGRTRTMTVSLAVAVAVGLLVPFAPNVGWLVALRAVQGAAIAGLPASAMAYLAEEVKPKALVGAIGLFVAGNSIGGMSGRILTGWVAQAWGWRAALLAVGALAAVCAVVFRVLLPKARHFTPGSLNPRALARTVRGHLADPLLVRLYMIGALFMTVFGAVYTVIGYRLTAAPFNLPQGLIGSIFLVYLVGTVSSAAAGRLVARVGRRGALYLAVSTTAAGLLLSLASSLPAILAGLVLITAGFFAGHAVASSSVSHTAKRGRAQASALYQSAYYLGSSAGGTLGAVAFHAGGWPATVLLGIVAVLGVVSVTLYGSHAARAERRTHRLHLTHA, from the coding sequence ATGCCTCCCGCCAGTACCGGGGCGTCCACCACCGTGGGCGCCTCCACCTCGTCGTCCCCGCTCCAGCTCACTCCCGGCGCCGCCGGCTACCGCCGGATGAGCTTCGCGCTCTTCGCCGCCGGTGTCGCCACCTTCGCCCTGCTCTACTCCACCCAGGCCCTGCTGCCGCTGATCTCCGCGGACCTCGGCGCCACGGCGAGCGCGGCGAGCTGGACGGTGTCGGCGGCGACGGGCGCGCTCGCCCTGTGCGTGCTGCCCCTGAGCGCGCTGTCCGAGCGGTTCGGGCGGACCCGGACGATGACGGTGTCCCTGGCCGTCGCGGTGGCGGTCGGCCTGCTCGTCCCCTTCGCCCCGAACGTCGGCTGGCTGGTGGCGCTGCGCGCGGTGCAGGGCGCGGCGATCGCGGGGCTGCCCGCCTCGGCGATGGCGTATCTGGCGGAGGAAGTGAAGCCCAAGGCGCTGGTCGGGGCGATCGGCCTGTTCGTCGCGGGCAATTCGATCGGCGGCATGAGCGGGCGCATCCTGACCGGCTGGGTCGCCCAGGCCTGGGGCTGGCGCGCGGCGCTGCTCGCGGTGGGCGCGCTGGCCGCGGTGTGCGCGGTGGTCTTCCGCGTCCTGCTTCCCAAGGCCCGCCATTTCACCCCGGGTTCGCTGAACCCGCGCGCCCTGGCCCGCACCGTGCGCGGCCACCTCGCCGACCCGCTCCTGGTCCGCCTGTACATGATCGGCGCGCTGTTCATGACGGTGTTCGGCGCGGTCTACACGGTGATCGGCTACCGCCTCACGGCGGCGCCCTTCAACCTGCCGCAGGGCCTGATCGGCTCGATCTTCCTGGTCTATCTGGTCGGCACGGTCTCCTCGGCGGCCGCCGGGCGGCTGGTGGCGCGGGTGGGCCGCCGGGGCGCCCTGTACCTGGCGGTCTCGACGACCGCGGCGGGCCTGCTCCTTTCACTCGCCTCCTCGCTCCCCGCGATCCTGGCGGGGCTCGTCCTCATCACGGCGGGCTTCTTCGCGGGCCACGCGGTGGCCTCCTCCTCGGTGAGCCACACCGCGAAGCGGGGCCGCGCCCAGGCGTCGGCGCTGTACCAGTCCGCGTACTACCTGGGCTCCAGCGCGGGCGGCACGCTCGGCGCGGTCGCCTTCCACGCGGGGGGCTGGCCGGCCACGGTGCTGCTCGGCATCGTGGCGGTGCTCGGCGTCGTCTCGGTCACCCTGTACGGCTCGCACGCGGCCCGCGCCGAGCGCCGCACCCACCGTCTGCACCTGACGCACGCCTGA
- a CDS encoding sigma-70 family RNA polymerase sigma factor — translation MSDLAAAADLDVRLEEHRRELTGYCYRMLGSAFEAEDAVQDTLVRAWRSIDKFEGRSSLRSWLYRIATNVCLDMLNAGNKRARPMDLTAATPVANAQLNSRPEVTWLEPVPDGRVLPTIEDPAEAALARESVRLAFVAALQHLPPKQRAVLILREVLAWKASEVAELLGTTVASVNSALQRARSTLAESEPKQTDAANPLDEEQRKLLDRYVAAFEGYDMTALTALLHEDATLSMPPYDLWLRGHDDIVGWMLGVGEVCRGSRLLPTVANGTPAFAHYHPDPAGGFTPWALMVIETTGGKISGITSFLDTPRWFPLFNLPERLDEEGVAVGAR, via the coding sequence ATGAGTGATCTGGCAGCGGCGGCGGACCTGGACGTACGCCTCGAAGAGCACCGCAGAGAGCTGACGGGGTACTGCTACCGGATGCTCGGCTCGGCCTTCGAGGCGGAGGACGCGGTGCAGGACACGCTGGTGCGGGCGTGGCGCAGCATCGACAAGTTCGAGGGCCGCTCCTCGCTGCGCTCCTGGCTGTACCGGATCGCCACCAACGTCTGTCTGGACATGCTGAACGCGGGCAACAAGCGGGCCCGCCCGATGGATCTGACGGCGGCCACCCCGGTGGCCAACGCCCAGCTCAACTCCCGCCCGGAGGTGACCTGGTTGGAGCCGGTGCCGGACGGGCGGGTGCTGCCCACCATCGAGGACCCGGCCGAGGCGGCGCTGGCCCGCGAGTCGGTGCGGCTCGCCTTCGTCGCCGCGCTCCAGCACCTGCCGCCCAAGCAGCGCGCGGTGCTGATCCTGCGCGAGGTCCTGGCGTGGAAGGCGAGCGAGGTCGCCGAGCTGCTCGGCACGACGGTCGCGTCGGTCAACTCCGCGCTCCAGCGCGCCCGTTCGACGCTCGCGGAGTCCGAGCCGAAGCAGACGGACGCGGCGAACCCGCTCGACGAGGAGCAGCGCAAGCTCCTGGACCGCTATGTGGCGGCCTTCGAGGGGTACGACATGACGGCCCTGACCGCCCTGCTCCACGAGGACGCGACGCTGTCGATGCCGCCGTACGACCTGTGGCTGCGGGGCCACGACGACATCGTGGGCTGGATGCTGGGCGTGGGCGAGGTCTGCCGCGGCTCCCGCCTCCTGCCGACGGTGGCCAACGGCACACCCGCCTTCGCCCACTACCACCCGGACCCCGCGGGCGGCTTCACCCCCTGGGCCCTGATGGTCATCGAAACGACCGGGGGCAAGATCTCAGGCATCACCTCCTTCCTGGACACCCCCCGCTGGTTCCCCCTCTTCAACCTCCCGGAGCGCCTGGACGAGGAGGGGGTCGCGGTTGGGGCGCGGTGA
- a CDS encoding methyltransferase domain-containing protein, producing the protein MTAPAHDAHNARQERPSRTALGRALLSAGVLTPDWASAFAAVPRSGFLPDLIWPWDMETGQSVPVSQTDAPEAWYGYADADVPVVTQWDDGRHTGTDPGNVSASSASMPSVVFGMLADLDVKPGHRVLEVGTGTGWNAALLAHRLGAENVVSVELDPTVAAQARTALDRFGLPVHVVTGDGLQGCRERAPFDRIIATCGLRSIPRAWVEQSRPGGVVVAPWGTHYSNGDAVARLVVADDGESASGLFTGPVEFMKARTQRRPLVPHAEYVTGSVADGDASSSTVTEEHFLGGRFSSQDFVLGLCVPDCVRVMAERDEGTHAVWLYGLTDRSWACAQFRDHAATRVWQSGPRRLWDEVHAGLAWWTAQGRPAVERFGLTVDTAGDHVWLGEPGNPVPGGAAA; encoded by the coding sequence ATGACCGCCCCCGCACACGACGCGCACAACGCCCGCCAGGAACGCCCCAGCCGCACAGCGCTGGGGCGCGCTCTCCTGTCCGCGGGCGTGCTCACCCCGGACTGGGCATCGGCATTCGCCGCTGTTCCGCGTTCCGGCTTCCTCCCCGACCTCATCTGGCCGTGGGACATGGAGACGGGACAGAGCGTTCCCGTGTCACAGACGGACGCCCCGGAAGCGTGGTACGGATACGCGGACGCGGACGTTCCCGTGGTGACGCAATGGGACGACGGCAGGCACACCGGCACCGACCCCGGAAACGTGTCCGCCTCGTCGGCGTCGATGCCCTCCGTCGTCTTCGGGATGCTCGCCGACCTGGACGTGAAGCCGGGCCACCGCGTCCTGGAAGTCGGGACCGGGACCGGCTGGAACGCCGCGCTGCTCGCCCACCGACTGGGGGCCGAGAACGTCGTCAGCGTCGAACTCGATCCCACCGTCGCGGCACAGGCTCGGACGGCACTCGACCGGTTCGGGCTTCCGGTTCACGTGGTGACGGGCGATGGACTCCAGGGCTGCCGCGAGCGGGCCCCGTTCGACCGGATCATCGCGACCTGTGGCCTGCGGTCCATCCCCCGCGCGTGGGTTGAGCAGTCCCGACCCGGCGGAGTCGTCGTGGCTCCGTGGGGAACCCACTACAGCAATGGCGACGCCGTAGCCCGGTTGGTCGTCGCCGACGACGGCGAGAGCGCGTCGGGGCTTTTCACCGGGCCCGTGGAGTTCATGAAGGCGCGGACCCAACGTCGCCCGCTCGTGCCGCATGCCGAGTACGTGACGGGCAGCGTTGCCGACGGCGACGCATCGTCGAGCACTGTCACGGAGGAGCACTTCCTCGGTGGCCGCTTCAGCTCCCAAGACTTCGTGCTGGGGCTGTGCGTCCCGGACTGCGTACGCGTCATGGCCGAGCGGGATGAGGGAACGCACGCCGTCTGGCTCTACGGACTGACGGACCGCTCCTGGGCCTGCGCGCAATTCCGGGACCATGCCGCTACTCGCGTGTGGCAGTCGGGACCGCGCCGACTGTGGGACGAGGTGCACGCCGGGCTCGCATGGTGGACCGCACAGGGGCGCCCCGCCGTCGAGCGCTTCGGCTTGACCGTGGACACGGCCGGCGACCATGTCTGGCTGGGCGAGCCGGGCAACCCCGTACCGGGGGGTGCGGCCGCGTAA
- a CDS encoding STAS domain-containing protein — protein sequence MNSAPRRGLIGVEATDPAQQPPVLVVPDPLTFADVPLLCERLRGLYGAGADVVVCDLTALSRADLAAVEAVARLRLTARRAGRRVRMRGAGAGLVALLDLAGLGSDLA from the coding sequence ATGAATTCCGCGCCTCGGCGGGGTCTCATCGGTGTGGAAGCCACCGATCCCGCCCAGCAGCCCCCTGTCCTCGTCGTCCCCGACCCCCTCACGTTCGCCGACGTCCCGCTCCTGTGCGAGCGGCTGCGCGGACTGTACGGGGCGGGGGCGGATGTCGTGGTGTGCGACCTCACCGCGCTGAGCCGGGCCGACCTGGCCGCGGTCGAGGCGGTCGCCCGCCTCCGCCTCACCGCCCGGCGGGCGGGGCGCCGGGTGCGGATGCGGGGGGCGGGGGCGGGGCTTGTGGCGCTGCTCGACCTGGCGGGGCTGGGGTCGGACCTCGCGTAA
- a CDS encoding Uma2 family endonuclease, whose product MSALTVDYDPGQGWDDLVRLWEESNWPEGCKVEIIEGIVTVSPAPANRHNSIAAKVHRALLGVIPEDWNPHQTLGLAAPSRLGLYIPDLVVVPDAVVEGEPGNFVPASAAELVVEITSKANAVHDRVTKAAGYAAAGIPLYLLIDRWAPAGPAATLYGEPKGDVYRVLQTVKFGEVIRLPEPFGLALDTGFFPFD is encoded by the coding sequence GTGAGCGCACTCACCGTCGACTACGACCCCGGTCAGGGCTGGGACGACCTGGTCCGTCTCTGGGAGGAGTCGAACTGGCCCGAGGGCTGCAAGGTGGAGATCATCGAGGGGATCGTCACCGTGTCACCAGCTCCAGCCAACCGGCACAACAGCATCGCGGCCAAGGTTCATCGAGCTCTCCTCGGTGTCATCCCCGAGGACTGGAACCCGCACCAGACCCTGGGTTTGGCGGCCCCCTCCCGGCTCGGCCTGTACATCCCCGACCTCGTCGTCGTGCCGGACGCGGTGGTCGAAGGCGAGCCGGGCAACTTCGTCCCGGCCTCCGCGGCGGAACTCGTCGTGGAGATCACTTCCAAGGCCAACGCGGTCCACGACCGCGTGACGAAGGCCGCGGGGTATGCCGCGGCAGGCATTCCGCTCTACCTCCTCATCGACCGCTGGGCCCCGGCCGGCCCTGCGGCCACGCTTTACGGCGAGCCGAAGGGCGATGTCTACCGGGTCCTCCAGACGGTCAAGTTCGGTGAGGTCATCCGGCTCCCGGAACCGTTCGGCCTGGCGCTGGACACGGGGTTTTTTCCGTTTGACTAG
- a CDS encoding thymidine phosphorylase: MDVISVIRTKRDRGELSPEQIDWVIDAYTRGVVADEQMSALAMAILLNGMNRTEIARWTAAMIASGERMNFDSLSRPTADKHSTGGVGDKITLPLAPLVAACGAAVPQLSGRGLGHTGGTLDKLESIPGWRALLSNEEMLNVLDTTGAVICAAGDGLAPADKKLYALRDVTGTVEAIPLIASSIMSKKIAEGTGSLVLDVKVGTGAFMKTIEDARELASTMVALGTDSGVKTVALLTDMSTPLGLTAGNALEVRESVEVLAGGGPSDVVELTIALAREMLDAAGIKDADPAKALADGSAMDVWRRMIAAQGGDPDAALPVAREQHVVTAPSSGVLTRLDAYDIGVAAWRLGAGRARKEDPVQAGAGVELHAKPGDTVTAGQPLLTLHTDTPEKFAYALESLASSYDVAPAGTAFSATPIVRERIA; the protein is encoded by the coding sequence ATGGACGTCATCTCCGTCATCCGCACCAAGCGAGACCGGGGCGAGCTGTCTCCCGAGCAGATCGACTGGGTCATCGACGCCTACACGCGCGGCGTCGTCGCCGACGAGCAGATGTCCGCCCTCGCCATGGCGATCCTCCTCAACGGCATGAACCGCACCGAGATCGCCCGCTGGACGGCGGCGATGATCGCCTCCGGCGAGCGCATGAACTTCGACTCGCTCTCGCGCCCCACCGCCGACAAGCACTCCACCGGCGGCGTCGGCGACAAGATCACCCTGCCGCTCGCCCCGCTGGTCGCCGCGTGCGGCGCGGCCGTGCCGCAGCTCTCCGGCCGGGGCCTCGGCCACACCGGCGGCACCCTGGACAAGCTGGAGTCGATCCCCGGCTGGCGCGCCCTGCTCTCCAACGAGGAGATGCTGAACGTCCTGGACACCACGGGCGCGGTCATCTGCGCGGCCGGCGACGGCCTGGCCCCCGCCGACAAGAAGCTGTACGCGCTGCGTGACGTGACGGGCACGGTCGAGGCGATCCCCCTGATCGCCTCCTCCATCATGTCGAAGAAGATCGCGGAGGGCACCGGCTCGCTGGTCCTGGACGTGAAGGTCGGCACCGGCGCGTTCATGAAGACCATCGAGGACGCGCGTGAACTGGCCTCCACGATGGTCGCGTTGGGCACCGACAGCGGCGTCAAGACGGTCGCGCTGCTCACCGACATGTCCACTCCGCTCGGCCTGACCGCGGGCAACGCCCTCGAAGTCCGCGAATCCGTCGAGGTGTTGGCGGGCGGCGGCCCCTCCGACGTCGTCGAGCTCACCATCGCGCTCGCCCGCGAAATGCTGGACGCGGCGGGCATCAAGGACGCCGACCCGGCGAAGGCCCTCGCCGACGGCTCCGCGATGGACGTGTGGCGCCGGATGATCGCGGCCCAGGGCGGCGACCCGGACGCGGCGCTCCCGGTCGCCCGCGAGCAGCACGTCGTCACCGCCCCCTCCTCGGGCGTCCTGACCCGCCTCGACGCGTACGACATCGGCGTGGCGGCCTGGCGCCTGGGCGCGGGCCGCGCCCGCAAGGAGGACCCGGTCCAGGCCGGCGCGGGCGTCGAACTCCACGCCAAGCCCGGCGACACGGTCACCGCGGGCCAGCCCCTGCTGACCCTGCACACGGACACCCCGGAGAAGTTCGCGTACGCGCTGGAGTCCCTGGCGTCCTCGTACGACGTGGCCCCGGCCGGCACGGCCTTCTCGGCGACCCCGATCGTCCGGGAACGCATCGCCTGA
- a CDS encoding cytidine deaminase, with protein MTPAPDWEALRTAAREAMSHAYAPYSGYPVGAAALVDDGRTVTGCNVENASYGIGLCAECGLVSALQLSGGGRLTHFTCVDGHGEVLVPCGRCRQLLFEFGGPELLLETPDGILTLAEMLPQAFGPDHLK; from the coding sequence GTGACGCCGGCGCCCGACTGGGAGGCGCTGCGCACGGCCGCGCGCGAGGCCATGTCCCACGCGTACGCGCCGTACTCGGGCTACCCGGTCGGCGCGGCCGCCCTGGTCGACGACGGGCGCACCGTCACCGGCTGCAACGTCGAGAACGCCTCGTACGGCATCGGGCTCTGCGCCGAGTGTGGGCTCGTCTCGGCGCTCCAGCTCTCCGGCGGCGGCCGGTTGACGCACTTCACCTGCGTCGACGGGCACGGCGAGGTGCTGGTCCCGTGCGGCCGCTGCCGTCAGCTCCTCTTCGAATTCGGCGGCCCCGAGCTCCTGTTGGAGACCCCGGACGGCATCCTCACGCTGGCCGAGATGCTCCCCCAGGCCTTCGGCCCGGACCACCTGAAGTAA
- a CDS encoding ABC transporter permease: protein MSVTTGTTTTPPPPAGVKRGNAKRKFSLAQVLMIIAGALILISAVRIITGADQLTSEGQISAALGLAVPIGLAGLAGLWSERAGVVNIGLEGMMILGTFGAGWVGWQSSPWLGLIAGIGFGVLGGLIHAVATITFGVDHIVSGVAVNLLALGVTQYLAKLFFNDGDAQVKGGNPKQSPPADALPSFTIPGLSSGLESVQKHHWFLVSDVCGILGGLVTEVSWVTVIAVALFVGTWWLLWKTAFGLRLRSCGENPIAAESLGVNVYSYKYAAVAVSGGLAGLGGAFLALVTSHIYLEGQTGGRGYIGLAAMIFGNWRPGGLAMGAGLFGFSDALQLRNGGTTVHALLLLLVVLLAVLAGWKAYKKAMLQAAICAVTGVLILVWYLLTDDVPSDFVGATPYVVTLLVLSLSAQRLRMPKADGMRYRKGQGK, encoded by the coding sequence ATGAGCGTCACGACCGGAACGACCACGACTCCACCGCCTCCGGCCGGGGTCAAGCGGGGCAACGCCAAGCGCAAGTTCTCCCTCGCGCAGGTCCTGATGATCATCGCGGGTGCGCTGATCCTCATCTCCGCCGTCCGCATCATCACCGGCGCCGACCAGCTCACCAGCGAGGGCCAGATCAGCGCCGCGCTCGGCCTCGCCGTGCCGATCGGGCTCGCGGGCCTGGCCGGCCTGTGGTCCGAGCGGGCCGGCGTGGTCAACATCGGCCTCGAAGGCATGATGATCCTCGGCACCTTCGGCGCGGGCTGGGTCGGCTGGCAGTCCAGCCCCTGGCTCGGCCTGATCGCGGGCATCGGCTTCGGCGTGCTCGGCGGTCTGATCCACGCGGTCGCCACCATCACCTTCGGCGTCGACCACATCGTCTCCGGTGTCGCGGTCAACCTGCTCGCCCTCGGTGTGACGCAGTACCTGGCCAAGCTGTTCTTCAACGACGGCGACGCCCAGGTCAAGGGCGGCAACCCCAAGCAGTCGCCGCCCGCCGACGCCCTGCCCAGCTTCACCATCCCGGGGCTCTCCTCCGGCCTCGAATCGGTCCAGAAGCACCACTGGTTCCTCGTCTCCGACGTCTGCGGCATCCTCGGCGGCCTGGTCACCGAGGTCTCCTGGGTCACCGTCATCGCCGTGGCGCTCTTCGTCGGCACCTGGTGGCTGCTGTGGAAGACGGCCTTCGGCCTGCGCCTTCGCTCCTGTGGTGAGAACCCGATCGCGGCCGAGTCGCTCGGTGTCAACGTGTACTCCTACAAGTACGCGGCGGTCGCCGTCTCGGGCGGCCTCGCCGGTCTCGGCGGCGCCTTCCTCGCCCTGGTCACCTCGCACATCTACCTGGAGGGCCAGACCGGCGGCCGCGGCTACATCGGTCTCGCCGCGATGATCTTCGGCAACTGGCGGCCCGGCGGACTCGCCATGGGCGCGGGCCTGTTCGGCTTCTCCGACGCGCTCCAGCTGCGCAACGGCGGCACCACCGTGCACGCCCTGCTGCTTCTGCTCGTCGTGCTGCTCGCGGTGCTCGCGGGCTGGAAGGCGTACAAGAAGGCGATGCTCCAGGCCGCGATCTGCGCCGTCACCGGCGTCCTGATCCTCGTCTGGTACCTGCTGACCGACGACGTGCCGAGCGACTTCGTCGGCGCGACCCCGTACGTCGTGACGCTGCTGGTCCTCTCGCTCTCCGCCCAGCGTCTGCGGATGCCCAAGGCGGACGGCATGCGCTACCGGAAGGGCCAGGGCAAGTGA
- a CDS encoding ABC transporter permease: MKKLTSRIDKEKLLLAVAAPLLALVAALVVTALVILATGKNPFPAFNDMLSYGSASDSQVYILNKATTYYLAGIAVAIGFRMNLFNIGVDGQYRLAAFLAAVVGGALSLPGIVQIPVIILVAMLVGAVWSAIAGILKVTRGVSEVISTIMLNAIATAIIAYLLQPERLGQLDEAGTLVSTKPLPESSWFFTLDMGPAGQLWGFIVVAVVVGVAYWFTLGRTRFGFDLRAVGQSESAAAASGANVKKMIVTSMIISGAVAGLVGMPTLLNDSHQFDNSFPLGLGFTGIAIALLGRNHPVGVALAALLWGYLERTTGHFEVIGYDKEILGVIQGVIVLCVVIAYELVRRYGLKRQQQRVGAELAAQAAKTDTEVTA; encoded by the coding sequence ATGAAGAAGCTCACCTCCCGCATCGACAAGGAGAAGCTGCTCCTCGCGGTCGCGGCCCCCCTGCTCGCGCTCGTCGCGGCCCTTGTCGTCACCGCCCTGGTCATCCTCGCCACCGGCAAGAACCCGTTCCCGGCCTTCAACGACATGCTGTCGTACGGCTCCGCGAGCGACAGCCAGGTCTACATCCTCAACAAGGCGACGACGTACTACCTGGCGGGCATCGCGGTGGCCATCGGCTTCCGGATGAACCTGTTCAACATCGGCGTCGACGGCCAGTACCGTCTGGCGGCCTTCCTGGCCGCCGTGGTCGGCGGCGCGCTGAGCCTGCCCGGCATCGTGCAGATCCCGGTCATCATCCTCGTCGCCATGCTGGTCGGCGCGGTGTGGTCGGCGATCGCGGGCATCCTGAAGGTGACCCGGGGCGTCAGCGAGGTCATCTCGACCATCATGCTGAACGCCATCGCGACCGCGATCATCGCCTATCTGCTCCAGCCCGAACGCCTCGGCCAGCTCGACGAGGCGGGCACGCTCGTCTCGACCAAGCCGCTGCCCGAGTCGTCCTGGTTCTTCACCCTCGACATGGGCCCGGCCGGACAGCTGTGGGGCTTCATCGTCGTCGCCGTCGTGGTCGGCGTGGCGTACTGGTTCACGCTCGGCCGCACCCGCTTCGGCTTCGATCTGCGGGCGGTCGGCCAGTCCGAGTCCGCGGCCGCGGCCAGCGGCGCCAACGTCAAGAAGATGATCGTCACCAGCATGATCATCTCGGGTGCGGTGGCCGGCCTCGTCGGCATGCCGACGCTGCTCAACGACAGCCACCAGTTCGACAACAGCTTCCCGCTCGGACTGGGCTTCACGGGCATCGCCATCGCCCTGCTCGGCCGCAACCACCCGGTGGGCGTCGCGCTCGCCGCCCTGCTCTGGGGCTATCTGGAGCGCACCACCGGCCACTTCGAAGTGATCGGTTACGACAAGGAGATCCTCGGCGTGATCCAGGGCGTCATCGTCCTGTGCGTCGTGATCGCCTACGAACTCGTCCGCCGTTACGGCCTCAAGCGCCAGCAGCAGCGCGTCGGCGCCGAGCTCGCGGCCCAGGCCGCCAAGACCGATACGGAGGTGACGGCATGA
- a CDS encoding ABC transporter ATP-binding protein, whose translation MNASSPPAVELRGITKRFPGVVANKDIDITVRKGTVHALCGENGAGKSTLMKILYGMQKPDEGTITIDGAQASFSSPADAIALGIGMVHQHFMLADNLTVLENVVLGGEKLYGIGSRARNKIKEISDAYGLGVRPDALVEDLGVADRQRVEILKVLYRGARTLILDEPTAVLVPQEVEALFDNLRELKAEGLTVIFISHKLGEVLSVADEITVIRRGTTVGTADPRTTTTKQLAELMVGSELPSPETRESTVTTVEMLKVEDLRLAATDPDGVVREVLSSVSFTIHKGEVLGIAGVEGNGQAELVEAIMGMRIPDGGVITLDSTDISTAPTRVRRESGVGYIPEDRHRHGLLLEAPLWENRILGHVTEKPNSKGPLLDNKAARSDTERIVREYDVRTPGIEVTAASLSGGNQQKLIVGREMSHNPKLLIAAHPTRGVDVGAQAQIWDQIREARREGLAVLLISADLDELIGLSDTLRVMYRGRLVADADPATITPEELGSAMTGAATGHLEHQHNTGGEDR comes from the coding sequence ATCAACGCGTCCAGCCCTCCCGCCGTCGAACTGCGCGGCATCACCAAACGATTCCCCGGTGTCGTCGCCAACAAGGACATCGACATCACCGTCCGCAAGGGCACCGTGCACGCGCTGTGCGGTGAGAACGGCGCCGGCAAGTCGACCCTGATGAAGATCCTCTACGGCATGCAGAAGCCGGACGAGGGCACCATCACCATCGACGGCGCCCAGGCCTCCTTCTCCAGCCCGGCCGACGCCATCGCGCTCGGCATCGGCATGGTCCACCAGCACTTCATGCTGGCGGACAACCTGACCGTCCTGGAGAACGTCGTCCTCGGCGGCGAGAAGCTGTACGGCATCGGTTCCAGGGCGCGCAACAAGATCAAGGAGATCTCGGACGCGTACGGCCTCGGGGTCCGCCCGGACGCCCTGGTCGAGGACCTCGGCGTCGCCGACCGCCAGCGCGTGGAGATCCTCAAGGTCCTCTACCGCGGCGCGCGCACCCTCATCCTCGACGAGCCGACCGCCGTCCTGGTCCCGCAGGAGGTCGAGGCGCTCTTCGACAACCTGCGCGAGCTCAAGGCCGAGGGCCTGACCGTCATCTTCATCTCGCACAAGCTGGGCGAGGTGCTCTCGGTCGCCGACGAGATCACGGTGATCCGGCGCGGCACCACGGTGGGCACCGCCGACCCCCGTACGACCACCACCAAGCAGCTCGCCGAGCTGATGGTGGGCAGCGAGCTGCCGTCTCCCGAGACCCGCGAGTCGACCGTCACCACCGTGGAGATGCTCAAGGTCGAGGACCTGCGCCTTGCCGCCACCGACCCCGACGGGGTGGTGCGCGAGGTGCTGTCGTCGGTCTCCTTCACCATCCACAAGGGTGAGGTGCTCGGCATCGCCGGTGTCGAGGGCAACGGCCAGGCCGAGCTCGTCGAGGCCATCATGGGCATGCGCATCCCCGACGGCGGTGTCATCACGCTCGACTCCACCGACATCTCGACGGCCCCGACCCGCGTGCGGCGCGAGAGCGGCGTCGGTTACATCCCCGAGGACCGCCACCGCCACGGCCTGCTCCTGGAAGCGCCGCTGTGGGAGAACCGCATCCTCGGCCACGTCACCGAGAAGCCCAACTCCAAGGGCCCCCTCCTCGACAACAAGGCCGCCCGCAGCGACACCGAGCGGATCGTGCGCGAGTACGACGTGCGCACCCCCGGCATCGAGGTGACCGCGGCCTCGCTGTCCGGCGGCAACCAGCAGAAGCTGATCGTCGGCCGCGAGATGAGCCACAACCCCAAGCTGCTGATCGCCGCGCACCCCACCCGGGGCGTGGACGTCGGCGCCCAGGCGCAGATCTGGGACCAGATCCGCGAGGCCCGCCGTGAGGGCCTCGCCGTGCTGCTGATCTCCGCCGACCTGGACGAGCTGATCGGCCTGTCCGACACCCTGCGGGTGATGTACCGCGGCCGCCTGGTCGCCGACGCCGACCCCGCCACGATCACCCCCGAGGAACTGGGCTCCGCCATGACCGGTGCCGCCACCGGCCACCTGGAGCACCAGCACAACACTGGGGGAGAGGACCGATGA